Part of the Anaerolineae bacterium genome is shown below.
TCCCGAACAATACCGAGGCTCTTCAGAGACACAAGGCAATTGTTGACAGTGGCCGGGGTGATACCTGTCTTTTTCACCAACCACTTAGCAGTAGCTATCGGTTGCTCCATTAACACCCGGTGAACGCGCAATGTTGACGCTGCTGCCCGCCCAAGGCTACTGATTTTGTTACGGTCCTCACCGGCCAAATCGACAAGCTGTTTAGTCGTGTCCACCGCCTGGGTGGCAGTGACAATGACCGCCTCTGCGAAAAAATCGAGCCAGGCTTCCCAGTCACCGGTCAGGCGCACCTTATTAAGCAATTCATAATAATACTGCCGGTGCGTTTTGAAATAGAGGCTCAGGTAGAGCATCGGTTCTCGAAGCACTTTTTGTTCACACAATAGTAAGGGGATCAAGAGTCGCCCAAGACGACCGTTACCATCTAAAAACGGGTGGATGGTTTCAAACTGTACATGGGCCAGAGCGGCCTTGAGCAACGCTGGAACAGGTTCAGGCTGGTCGTGCAGAAATAATTCCAGCTTTCCCATGCACTCCAGTACTTGCTCGGCCGGCGGCGGAACAAATGCCGCGTTGCCGGGTCGGGTGCCGCCGATCCAGTTCTGGGTTCTGCGAAACTCACCTGGAGCCTGATTACTGCCCCGTCCCTTGGAGAGCAACACACCATGCATTTCTTTGACCAGACGCAGGGACAGCGGAAACCCCTCGGACAACCGGTTCAGACCATAATTCAGGGCAGCCACATAGTTGCTCACTTCCCGAACATCATCCAGCGGCACGCCGGGCTCCATATCCAGTTCAAAAAGCAAAAGGTCGGAAAGCGATGACTGCGTCCCCTCGATCATGGAGGAGAGAACCGCTTCTTTGCGTACATACATATAGAGAAATAAGGAGATATCTGGCAGAAAGGTGGAGATGCTATCCAGCCGCCCGAGTGCGAGCAGCGCCTGGTCAAACTTGCCGCGCAGCTCCGGCGTCCACTCAATCGGCGGTTTTGGCGGCAGCGGAGCGGGGACAAAGGCCTTGGCCTTTTCGCCCACTGTTGATATTGTAACGTAATGTCCCTGGAGATCTCGTTTCATTGTCCCGTCGCATCCTAAAATAAGACCCTCTGTTATTTTAACTTCATGCTATATCCTAAAATAGCAAAACAGAAATCAAGGGTCAAGTGAATTTATCTAAATTAGCGGCGCTACATATTTTATGTTTATCCACTTCTCTAAAATAAGGTGCATGGAAAAAAGGCGGAGCGAAGCGGAAGGCTCGCCGCAGGCGAGAGTGAGTGAAGCGAGACAAGGAATAAACAAAAAAGGCTGTAATCAATTATGATTACAGCCTTTTTTGTTTTGGTGCCGAAGGGGAGACTCGAACTCCCACAGGCATGCGCCCACTAGGCCCTGAACCTAGCGCGTCTACCAGTTCCACCACTTCGGCACAAAGAAACCTTTGAAAAATTAAAAGGATTGATTTTTTAATAGAATTAATTTAACTAAATTCTTTTTTGTTTGTTGTCAAGATTTATTGACGGCTTTCTCTATGATCTCTGTGCGCTCCGTGTTAAAAATGAAAGGCTGGAAAAAATTAAAATGCAAGTTGTTGAACAGATTGAAAAAATTGACCATCCATACAAAAATGCCGTTATTACCATCGGAAATTTTGATGGTGTGCATATAGGGCATCAAGCCCTTTTCCAAAAGGTGATTGAAAAGGCCAAAGAGCTTGACGGCACATCTGTTGCCATGACCTTTGAACCTCATCCGATCAGGGTGTTAAAACAAAACAACCATCCACCCCTTATAACCCTGTATGAACAAAAAGCAGAGCTTATCGCAAAGACCGGAATTGATATTCTTATCTGTATACCCTTTACACGTGAATTCGCCTCAATACCGGCAAAGGAATTTATAGAGGAAATTCTGGTTGATCGTATCGGCATGAAAGCCATTGTTGTTGGAGAAGATTATGCTTTTGGCAAAAACCGTGAAGGCAACCTTGATTTACTTAAAACATATGGAAAACAAATCGGTTTTGAAGTAATCGTTGTAAGTGAACTTCAAATATCAAATAATTCGGAAGATAAAATCAGCAGCACCAGGATACGCGAACTGATCTCGGAAGGGAAAGTTGCTGAATCC
Proteins encoded:
- a CDS encoding bifunctional riboflavin kinase/FAD synthetase; this encodes MQVVEQIEKIDHPYKNAVITIGNFDGVHIGHQALFQKVIEKAKELDGTSVAMTFEPHPIRVLKQNNHPPLITLYEQKAELIAKTGIDILICIPFTREFASIPAKEFIEEILVDRIGMKAIVVGEDYAFGKNREGNLDLLKTYGKQIGFEVIVVSELQISNNSEDKISSTRIRELISEGKVAESQKLLGRHYQIRGTVMTGRDRGGRLLGFPTANIKLYDELSPKTGVYAVIVECKGSKYKGVANIGYSPTFDDHIFTVEAHILDFNDDIYGQKIRVNFIKRLRDEKKFLNISELSDQIKKDIDKARDILS
- a CDS encoding Fic family protein, coding for MKRDLQGHYVTISTVGEKAKAFVPAPLPPKPPIEWTPELRGKFDQALLALGRLDSISTFLPDISLFLYMYVRKEAVLSSMIEGTQSSLSDLLLFELDMEPGVPLDDVREVSNYVAALNYGLNRLSEGFPLSLRLVKEMHGVLLSKGRGSNQAPGEFRRTQNWIGGTRPGNAAFVPPPAEQVLECMGKLELFLHDQPEPVPALLKAALAHVQFETIHPFLDGNGRLGRLLIPLLLCEQKVLREPMLYLSLYFKTHRQYYYELLNKVRLTGDWEAWLDFFAEAVIVTATQAVDTTKQLVDLAGEDRNKISSLGRAAASTLRVHRVLMEQPIATAKWLVKKTGITPATVNNCLVSLKSLGIVRELTGAKRNRLFSYTGYVEIINQGTELPG